From Bacteroidales bacterium, a single genomic window includes:
- the glgP gene encoding alpha-glucan family phosphorylase codes for MKENNLLRPDYLFEVSWEICNKVGAIHTIISTKVPEIQKKLKDNYILIGPDVWKETQDNPEFTLDESIFRLWREKAATLGLHFRIGRWNVPGNPIVILIDFTPYFSAKDKIFEEMWLSHKVDSMSGQWDYIEPALFGQAAAKVIESFYDYYITSQDRIVAHFHEWMTGAGVLYIKEFIPQIGTVFTTHSTIVGRTIASNGLPLYNEMETYQADAMARRFNITAKYSLEKTAGLGCDTFTTISSLSERECRHFLNRTPDLLTPAGYDAGMITDADSFAKKRSKARYRLLEVASAIISSELPDDTFIFLTCGRYEVRNKGIDLFIDALGKLNSQGNLKKPVVAMIVLPANQAGPRRELVERIKTKDYTGSSTGKMITHTLFDREVDPVIKKLKENGLANKPEDMVKVVFAPCYLNGYDGIFNLTYHELLPGFDLTVYPSYYEPWGIASLESLANRVPTITTTLSGFGLHLQANFQEMKKAFSVIERSDDNSNEIPQLIVEKILATIDLDETALTSVRNAASEIALQSGWDRFIDGFKEANHMALTKVENRKHLFRDKIQTEIRLTPPAPPKKKHEWKKILIRSAIPKNLEALDALARNLWWCWNNDAKALFESIDPEKWKSLQQNPLALFESLTYQRLQELSSDTDFLHHLAHVSERFRAYMKEAEHKPARQIAYFSMEFGLHDSLKIFSGGLGVLAGDYLKEASDSNQNMIGIGLLYRYGYFQQNISILGDQVANLLPQKFTQMPIQPVRDNDGNWVTISLALPGRKMFAKVWVVNVGRIPLFLLDTDIPENQESDKVVTHQLYGGDWENRFKQELLLGVGGIRVLHAMGISPDIYHLNEGHAAFTGLERLRYHVLEEKLTFSQALELVRTTSLFTTHTPVPAGHDSFSEDLLRTYIPHYAERLNISWEEFMNLGRWVPDSPGEKFSMSVLAARLSQEMNGVSKIHGRVSREMFARMYEGYFPEELHIGHVTNGVHYPTWAAPQWQELYAKTFGENFTTDQSNPEHWKKIHEVPNQTIWEIRNSLRSEMIRYVKDRVQTDMRRRQENPKTIARILGSMNEHALTIGFARRFATYKRAHMMFTDLERLKTLINQPGKPVQLIFAGKAHPADKAGQELIKRIMEISKMPDFLGKITFVENYDMELASKLVQGVDVWLNTPMRPLEASGTSGEKAVMNGVINFSVLDGWWAEGYLPEAGWALPEERTYTEQNLQDELDSLSIYNILENEIIPAFYTRDISGLSKDWITYVKNTISGIAPHFTMKRMMDDYVKQYYNKLIERSDKMKADNYQLIRDMAAWKRRMMRDWNHIEVLKVEVPDSRNEPLNIGDVFSAKVTLDLNGISPGDIGVEILFGQKENDEVKTIHFNKELQLVKSESNGVVFAVEFPSEKSGVFDYAFRIFPKHELLPHWQDLYMVTWF; via the coding sequence ATGAAGGAAAACAACTTATTGAGGCCAGACTATTTATTTGAAGTGAGCTGGGAGATTTGTAACAAGGTAGGCGCCATTCACACCATTATTTCCACTAAGGTTCCGGAAATTCAGAAAAAACTTAAAGACAATTATATCCTCATCGGGCCTGATGTATGGAAGGAAACACAAGATAATCCCGAATTTACGCTCGATGAATCAATATTTCGTCTTTGGCGAGAAAAAGCCGCCACACTGGGGCTACATTTCAGGATTGGAAGATGGAATGTACCAGGTAACCCGATCGTAATCCTCATTGATTTCACACCTTACTTTTCAGCGAAAGACAAAATATTTGAGGAAATGTGGTTAAGCCACAAAGTGGATTCTATGTCTGGACAATGGGATTATATTGAGCCGGCTTTGTTTGGCCAGGCTGCAGCCAAAGTAATTGAGAGTTTTTATGACTATTATATCACTTCCCAGGATCGGATTGTAGCACATTTTCATGAGTGGATGACAGGCGCCGGGGTTCTTTATATTAAGGAATTTATTCCTCAGATTGGCACTGTTTTTACCACACATTCAACAATTGTTGGCCGTACCATTGCTTCAAATGGTTTGCCTCTTTACAACGAAATGGAAACGTATCAGGCCGATGCCATGGCGCGAAGGTTCAACATCACAGCTAAATATTCGCTTGAGAAAACAGCTGGATTGGGTTGTGATACGTTTACAACCATTAGCAGCCTTTCTGAGCGGGAATGCCGGCATTTTCTGAACCGCACGCCCGATCTACTCACACCGGCCGGATATGATGCAGGCATGATAACCGATGCAGATAGTTTTGCAAAAAAGCGTAGTAAAGCAAGATACAGGCTGCTCGAGGTTGCCAGCGCGATCATCAGCAGCGAACTGCCTGACGATACTTTCATTTTCCTGACCTGCGGCCGTTATGAGGTTCGCAACAAAGGAATAGACTTGTTCATTGATGCACTCGGCAAGCTGAACAGCCAGGGCAACCTTAAAAAGCCTGTAGTTGCGATGATCGTACTTCCGGCAAATCAGGCCGGTCCACGAAGGGAACTTGTTGAAAGGATCAAAACAAAAGATTATACGGGATCAAGCACCGGCAAAATGATCACTCACACGCTTTTTGACCGCGAAGTTGATCCTGTGATTAAGAAACTGAAGGAAAATGGTTTAGCCAACAAGCCAGAGGATATGGTAAAAGTAGTTTTTGCACCGTGTTATCTGAATGGTTATGATGGAATCTTTAATTTGACCTACCATGAACTCTTACCTGGTTTCGATCTTACGGTGTATCCATCTTACTACGAACCGTGGGGCATCGCCTCACTTGAAAGCCTTGCAAACAGGGTTCCAACAATCACGACCACATTATCGGGCTTTGGATTACATCTGCAAGCGAATTTCCAGGAAATGAAGAAGGCCTTTTCCGTAATTGAACGATCGGATGATAACTCAAATGAAATTCCACAACTAATTGTTGAAAAGATTCTTGCAACGATAGATTTGGATGAAACCGCACTTACCAGCGTCAGAAATGCCGCATCAGAAATTGCCTTACAATCGGGTTGGGATAGGTTTATTGACGGTTTCAAGGAGGCAAACCACATGGCGCTGACAAAGGTTGAGAACCGCAAGCACCTGTTCCGCGATAAAATCCAAACCGAAATCAGGCTTACGCCACCGGCTCCGCCAAAGAAAAAACATGAGTGGAAGAAAATCCTCATTCGCTCTGCAATACCTAAAAATCTTGAAGCGCTGGATGCCCTTGCCAGGAACCTTTGGTGGTGCTGGAATAATGATGCCAAAGCCCTCTTTGAAAGCATTGACCCGGAGAAATGGAAGTCATTGCAACAAAACCCACTGGCTTTGTTTGAATCGCTTACCTACCAACGATTGCAGGAGCTTTCGTCTGATACTGATTTTCTGCACCACCTTGCGCATGTTTCTGAGCGTTTCAGGGCGTACATGAAAGAAGCAGAACACAAGCCAGCGCGGCAGATTGCATATTTCAGCATGGAGTTCGGCTTACATGATTCGCTGAAGATTTTCAGCGGCGGCCTTGGCGTGTTGGCTGGCGATTATCTTAAAGAAGCCAGCGATTCGAACCAGAATATGATTGGCATCGGGTTGTTGTACCGTTACGGATATTTCCAGCAAAATATTTCAATTCTTGGCGATCAGGTTGCGAACCTGCTTCCTCAGAAATTCACCCAAATGCCCATTCAGCCTGTAAGAGATAATGACGGAAACTGGGTAACTATAAGCCTTGCGCTTCCAGGAAGGAAGATGTTCGCCAAGGTTTGGGTAGTGAATGTGGGTAGAATTCCACTCTTTTTACTTGATACTGACATTCCTGAGAACCAGGAAAGTGACAAGGTAGTAACACACCAACTGTATGGGGGCGATTGGGAAAACCGCTTCAAGCAGGAACTGCTGTTGGGTGTTGGCGGTATTAGGGTTTTGCATGCCATGGGAATTTCGCCTGATATTTATCACCTGAACGAAGGCCATGCTGCTTTTACAGGTCTTGAGCGGCTCAGGTATCACGTGCTGGAGGAAAAGCTGACTTTTTCGCAGGCATTGGAGTTGGTACGCACAACGTCTTTATTTACAACCCACACACCTGTACCTGCCGGCCATGATTCCTTCAGCGAAGATTTGTTGCGAACCTATATTCCACATTACGCCGAACGATTAAATATATCGTGGGAAGAGTTTATGAACCTTGGTCGATGGGTTCCGGATAGCCCAGGTGAAAAATTTTCAATGAGCGTGCTGGCTGCCCGGCTTTCGCAGGAAATGAATGGTGTGAGTAAGATCCACGGCAGGGTATCGCGCGAGATGTTTGCCCGGATGTATGAAGGCTACTTCCCTGAGGAACTACATATCGGTCATGTTACAAATGGCGTTCACTACCCTACATGGGCAGCGCCGCAGTGGCAGGAGCTTTATGCAAAAACCTTTGGCGAAAATTTCACAACCGACCAATCCAATCCTGAGCATTGGAAAAAAATCCATGAAGTACCCAACCAGACAATCTGGGAAATTCGCAATTCACTTCGCAGTGAAATGATCAGGTATGTAAAGGACAGGGTGCAGACCGATATGCGCCGCAGGCAGGAAAACCCGAAAACCATTGCGCGGATTTTAGGCTCAATGAACGAGCATGCTCTTACGATTGGTTTTGCACGGCGTTTTGCAACCTATAAAAGGGCACACATGATGTTTACAGATCTTGAACGTTTAAAAACTTTGATAAATCAACCCGGAAAACCAGTGCAATTGATTTTTGCTGGAAAAGCCCACCCTGCTGATAAAGCCGGACAGGAGCTTATAAAAAGGATAATGGAAATTTCTAAAATGCCCGATTTCCTTGGCAAGATTACATTTGTTGAAAACTATGACATGGAACTGGCCAGCAAATTGGTTCAGGGCGTTGATGTGTGGCTTAATACTCCTATGCGACCGCTTGAAGCATCGGGAACAAGTGGCGAGAAAGCTGTAATGAACGGCGTGATCAACTTCAGCGTATTGGATGGCTGGTGGGCTGAAGGTTACCTGCCCGAAGCCGGCTGGGCACTTCCCGAGGAAAGAACTTACACGGAACAAAACCTTCAGGACGAGCTGGATTCACTTTCCATTTATAATATTCTTGAGAATGAAATTATCCCAGCATTTTACACAAGAGATATTTCAGGTTTGTCAAAGGATTGGATTACGTATGTTAAGAACACAATTTCTGGGATTGCACCGCACTTCACTATGAAGCGGATGATGGATGATTACGTGAAGCAATACTATAATAAACTGATAGAACGTTCTGATAAAATGAAGGCCGATAATTATCAGCTTATCAGGGATATGGCTGCCTGGAAAAGACGTATGATGAGGGATTGGAACCATATTGAAGTGCTGAAAGTTGAGGTGCCTGATTCAAGAAACGAACCTTTGAATATCGGGGATGTTTTTAGTGCAAAAGTTACCCTCGACTTGAATGGAATTTCACCAGGCGATATTGGTGTTGAGATACTTTTTGGCCAGAAAGAAAACGATGAAGTGAAAACGATTCATTTTAATAAGGAACTTCAGTTAGTGAAATCGGAAAGCAATGGTGTTGTTTTCGCTGTAGAATTTCCTTCTGAAAAATCAGGCGTCTTTGATTATGCATTCAGAATTTTCCCTAAACATGAACTCTTGCCTCACTGGCAGGATTTGTATATGGTGACGTGGTTCTAA
- a CDS encoding DUF418 domain-containing protein produces the protein MTLLITPTASSQRIELLDALRGLAIFGILMVNMPLFFKPVSAMLLGYTGSGNILELFSQLFIKFFFEGKFYVIFSMLFGYGFWLFINRTSPDGKSIIPTFRWRVFYLMLFGIAHIVFLWAGDILLWYAILGFILLLYRKVSDRGIIKWAAWLVIIPTLMIGLFTLLALLAGMDPSAKEAFEAGVKENAAGMQMLHDKAYQVYSNGSYSEIISTRITEYLTLMPGAFFFYPVVLAMFLAGVWAARKGIIKNYHDHLPFFSRLLKWGLIIGIPVSVAYAYAYTQAPMSEPGIWSLLGTAGHTVSGIMLGMAYVSAIVLLTARGSLDKFLSLIAAVGRMALTNYLLHSIICTTLFLPYGFGLFGKIEYWQGILLTIVIFSLQIPFSIFWLKHFNYGPFEWLWRSLTYRKLQPFRKS, from the coding sequence ATGACACTACTAATTACACCAACCGCATCTTCTCAACGCATTGAGTTGCTTGATGCCCTGCGTGGCTTGGCCATTTTCGGCATCCTGATGGTAAATATGCCATTATTTTTCAAACCTGTTTCTGCCATGCTTTTGGGTTATACAGGGTCGGGCAACATCCTTGAATTGTTTTCCCAACTGTTTATCAAATTCTTTTTTGAAGGGAAATTTTATGTGATTTTCTCAATGCTTTTCGGCTATGGATTCTGGCTGTTTATCAACCGCACCAGCCCGGACGGCAAGAGCATCATCCCAACATTTCGCTGGCGGGTATTTTACCTGATGCTTTTTGGAATTGCTCATATTGTTTTCCTCTGGGCTGGCGACATCCTTCTATGGTACGCTATACTTGGCTTTATACTACTGTTATACCGGAAAGTTTCGGATAGGGGAATAATAAAATGGGCCGCATGGCTGGTAATTATACCTACGCTGATGATCGGCCTTTTTACACTCCTTGCTTTACTTGCCGGCATGGATCCTTCAGCAAAGGAAGCTTTTGAAGCAGGCGTAAAGGAGAATGCTGCCGGCATGCAGATGCTTCATGATAAGGCGTATCAGGTCTATTCCAATGGATCGTATTCTGAAATTATTTCCACACGAATCACAGAATATCTTACATTAATGCCAGGCGCTTTTTTCTTTTATCCTGTAGTTCTGGCCATGTTTCTGGCTGGTGTTTGGGCTGCACGAAAAGGCATCATCAAAAACTACCATGATCATCTGCCTTTTTTCAGCAGACTGCTCAAATGGGGATTAATTATTGGCATACCTGTAAGTGTGGCGTATGCATATGCTTACACACAGGCACCCATGAGCGAGCCAGGTATCTGGAGTCTTCTGGGAACCGCAGGACATACAGTGAGTGGAATTATGCTCGGTATGGCCTATGTTTCAGCAATTGTATTACTAACTGCAAGAGGAAGTTTAGATAAATTCTTGAGTCTGATAGCAGCTGTAGGCCGGATGGCCCTGACAAATTACCTGCTGCATTCAATCATTTGCACGACCCTCTTCTTGCCTTATGGATTTGGATTATTTGGTAAAATTGAATACTGGCAAGGCATACTTTTAACTATTGTGATTTTTAGTCTGCAAATCCCATTCAGCATTTTCTGGCTCAAACACTTTAACTATGGACCATTTGAATGGCTATGGAGAAGTTTGACTTACCGGAAGTTGCAACCCTTTAGGAAAAGTTGA
- the sucD gene encoding succinate--CoA ligase subunit alpha, producing the protein MSILVNKYSKVIVQGFTGTEGTFHAGQMIEYGTNVVGGVTPGKGGQTHLDRPVFNSVSDAVKKTGADVSLIFVPPAFAADAIMEAAEAGIKVIVCITEGIPVLDMVKVKEYLKDKNSRLIGPNCPGIITPDEAKIGIMPGFIHKKGVVGIVSRSGTLTYEAVDQLTKIGLGQTTAIGIGGDPIVGTTTRDAIELFLSDPETKGIVMIGEIGGGMEAEAAEWIKANGTKPVVAFIAGATAPKGRTMGHAGAIIGGHSDTAEAKKAILRDCGIHVVDSPADIGRAMVKLLG; encoded by the coding sequence ATGAGCATACTCGTCAACAAATACTCAAAAGTTATTGTACAGGGCTTCACAGGCACCGAAGGTACTTTTCATGCAGGCCAAATGATTGAATACGGAACCAATGTAGTTGGTGGGGTCACACCTGGTAAAGGTGGTCAGACCCATCTCGACAGACCAGTATTTAATTCAGTTTCAGATGCTGTAAAAAAAACCGGTGCTGATGTTTCCCTCATCTTCGTTCCGCCGGCATTTGCAGCCGATGCCATCATGGAGGCTGCCGAAGCAGGTATAAAAGTAATTGTTTGCATCACCGAAGGCATTCCGGTTCTGGATATGGTAAAAGTAAAAGAATATCTGAAAGACAAAAATAGCCGACTGATCGGGCCTAACTGCCCTGGCATTATCACCCCTGATGAAGCCAAAATTGGCATCATGCCTGGTTTCATACACAAAAAAGGAGTGGTTGGCATTGTTTCCCGCTCAGGAACCTTAACCTATGAAGCCGTTGACCAGTTGACCAAGATCGGTTTGGGTCAGACCACAGCTATTGGTATTGGTGGCGACCCTATTGTGGGAACCACCACGCGTGATGCCATCGAATTGTTCTTGAGCGATCCGGAAACCAAAGGCATTGTGATGATTGGTGAAATTGGCGGTGGCATGGAAGCTGAAGCTGCTGAATGGATAAAGGCTAACGGAACAAAACCTGTGGTTGCCTTTATTGCCGGCGCCACTGCTCCCAAAGGCCGTACCATGGGCCATGCAGGAGCCATCATTGGTGGCCATAGCGACACTGCTGAAGCAAAGAAAGCAATCCTTCGCGACTGTGGCATTCATGTGGTAGATTCACCTGCCGACATCGGACGGGCGATGGTGAAGTTGCTCGGGTAG
- the mnmE gene encoding tRNA uridine-5-carboxymethylaminomethyl(34) synthesis GTPase MnmE, which yields MQRERKNQNTDTICAISTAPGRGAIAMIRVSGPEAINVTENLFDPATKDTKLSEQKGYTLHYGNLSVNGELIDQVVVGLFRAPHSYTSEDVVEISCHGSPYIQQRIMEALIGQGIRVAEPGEFTLRAFINGRIDLSQAEAVADLIASSSKASHQLAMNQMRGGFSKKIEELRQQLVDFAALIELELDFSEEDVEFANRDQLNELLVDLKTELKLLIESFRMGNVLKHGIPVAIVGKPNVGKSTLLNALLNEERAIVSEIPGTTRDSIEDVISIHGVAFRFIDTAGLRDTTDTIEGFGIERTHQKMEQAAIILYLFDLNEFSVAELNETFENLNEKYGDQDKRIILIGNKTDMLVEIPHDFNELVEHETIFVSAKQKENINLIIDSLLRSVEHGAIDSDTMVSNARHLQALQEALKAVETVEEGFIIRLSSDLVAVDIRMALHHLGTITGKVTTDEILGSIFGKFCIGK from the coding sequence ATGCAAAGGGAAAGGAAAAATCAAAATACAGATACGATTTGCGCTATTTCCACAGCGCCGGGACGCGGAGCCATTGCCATGATAAGAGTTTCAGGTCCGGAAGCTATTAACGTTACAGAAAATTTGTTCGACCCGGCAACCAAAGACACAAAACTCTCAGAGCAAAAAGGCTATACCCTGCATTATGGGAACCTTTCAGTGAATGGGGAATTAATTGACCAGGTTGTTGTTGGCTTGTTCAGGGCTCCTCATTCCTACACATCAGAAGATGTGGTTGAGATTTCCTGCCATGGTTCGCCATACATCCAGCAACGCATTATGGAAGCGCTTATTGGCCAGGGTATCAGGGTTGCCGAGCCGGGAGAGTTCACTTTGCGGGCTTTCATAAACGGGCGCATAGACCTTTCGCAGGCTGAAGCAGTGGCCGATCTTATTGCCTCCAGTTCTAAGGCTTCGCATCAACTGGCGATGAACCAAATGCGGGGTGGGTTCTCAAAAAAGATTGAAGAACTGAGGCAACAGTTGGTTGATTTTGCAGCCCTCATAGAACTGGAACTGGACTTCAGCGAAGAAGATGTAGAGTTCGCTAATCGCGATCAACTGAATGAATTGCTTGTGGATCTGAAAACAGAGTTAAAATTGCTGATCGAATCGTTTCGCATGGGCAATGTGCTCAAACATGGCATTCCTGTAGCAATTGTAGGAAAACCGAATGTAGGCAAAAGCACCCTGCTCAATGCACTGCTGAACGAAGAACGGGCCATCGTTTCAGAAATTCCGGGAACAACGCGCGACAGCATTGAGGATGTGATCAGCATCCATGGTGTTGCCTTTAGGTTTATTGATACAGCGGGTTTGCGCGATACAACCGATACAATTGAAGGATTTGGCATTGAGCGAACCCATCAAAAGATGGAGCAGGCGGCGATTATCCTTTACTTATTCGATCTCAACGAATTCAGCGTTGCGGAGTTGAACGAAACATTTGAAAACCTGAACGAAAAATATGGCGACCAGGATAAACGTATTATTCTTATCGGGAACAAAACGGATATGCTGGTTGAGATTCCCCACGATTTCAATGAACTTGTTGAACACGAAACCATTTTTGTGAGCGCCAAACAAAAAGAAAACATCAACCTGATTATTGACTCATTGCTTCGCTCAGTGGAACATGGCGCTATTGACAGCGATACGATGGTCAGCAATGCCCGTCACCTGCAGGCATTACAGGAAGCACTGAAGGCCGTGGAAACTGTTGAAGAAGGATTTATCATCCGTTTATCGAGCGACCTGGTTGCCGTGGATATACGGATGGCTTTGCATCATTTAGGCACGATTACAGGAAAAGTGACGACGGATGAGATTTTAGGGTCAATATTTGGGAAATTCTGCATCGGCAAATAG
- a CDS encoding T9SS type A sorting domain-containing protein translates to MKHIFTLTLLLLFTATVNSQQFIWAESYDISNTNEVAAMTVDADSNVYITGIHNAPSTLPYKGDAYILKTTSVGEVLRTDYIFGQLLIGDMIAVGTDVLIVGQSTNAFVYRGSSYEDGQYFMFMMMIDASGNHLWHITDQSKWGAYASISLGNTGNIAVHVRNQSNLGDWILILDPDGNILKSKQVSSAFTLVKDIAFYNDKIYFNGGFNGPGTVMVDTILIELPQTQNASITMGLNEDLTAEWLFMDETFNNATGRIVANENGLYVYEQVVEGGFTPENTLKKLSFDGQLMVEVIVPFFTHLASFRADMVSTPTYIGLFTQNASDFNSHKVVLFNHDLALESEKIINGPSVYYSGQISSIGDEIFVSHVHKGDLVFVDDLTLPYNGTGNKAYISNLSFSSVATYVENPFQDIGFMVFPNPSNQWISVNYDGNLYSLQSIKIFDQAGSVVLNNKFSKQFNNIDVRNLPRGVYYLHAVFSDKKSHAEKSVSRKIILAD, encoded by the coding sequence ATGAAGCACATATTTACCCTCACCCTCTTGTTGCTTTTCACTGCAACTGTTAATAGCCAGCAATTTATCTGGGCTGAATCATACGACATAAGCAATACCAACGAAGTAGCAGCCATGACAGTGGATGCCGACAGTAATGTGTACATTACAGGCATCCACAACGCCCCATCAACGTTGCCCTATAAAGGAGATGCGTACATTTTGAAAACTACGTCCGTTGGCGAGGTTCTTAGGACCGATTACATATTCGGACAGTTGCTGATCGGAGATATGATCGCAGTAGGAACCGATGTACTCATCGTTGGGCAATCAACAAATGCTTTTGTTTACCGTGGTTCGTCATACGAGGACGGTCAATATTTTATGTTCATGATGATGATTGATGCTTCAGGAAATCATTTATGGCATATTACTGACCAGAGTAAATGGGGCGCTTATGCCAGCATTTCATTAGGAAATACAGGCAATATTGCCGTGCATGTCCGAAACCAATCCAACCTTGGCGATTGGATCTTAATTCTTGATCCTGATGGCAACATTCTCAAATCAAAGCAGGTGTCCTCAGCATTCACGCTGGTAAAAGACATTGCCTTTTATAATGATAAAATTTATTTCAATGGTGGTTTTAACGGCCCGGGAACGGTTATGGTAGATACCATACTCATAGAATTGCCCCAAACCCAGAATGCTTCCATTACCATGGGATTGAATGAGGATTTGACTGCAGAATGGCTTTTTATGGACGAAACATTCAATAATGCTACCGGAAGGATCGTAGCCAATGAAAACGGCCTTTATGTTTACGAACAAGTGGTAGAAGGCGGATTTACACCCGAAAACACTCTTAAAAAACTAAGCTTTGACGGACAACTTATGGTCGAGGTTATTGTGCCCTTTTTCACGCATTTGGCAAGCTTCCGTGCTGACATGGTGAGCACTCCTACTTACATCGGGCTTTTCACACAAAATGCCTCCGATTTCAACAGCCATAAAGTAGTCCTCTTTAATCACGACCTTGCTCTGGAATCAGAAAAAATCATTAATGGCCCATCGGTATATTATTCAGGTCAGATTTCAAGCATTGGAGATGAAATCTTTGTTTCGCATGTTCACAAAGGAGATCTTGTATTTGTAGATGACCTGACGCTACCTTACAACGGGACTGGCAACAAGGCTTATATTTCAAATCTTAGTTTCTCTTCCGTAGCAACCTATGTTGAAAATCCCTTTCAAGACATTGGCTTTATGGTTTTCCCTAATCCTTCGAACCAGTGGATCAGCGTAAACTACGACGGTAATCTTTATAGTTTACAAAGCATCAAGATATTTGATCAGGCGGGAAGTGTAGTTCTAAATAATAAATTCAGTAAGCAGTTCAATAATATTGATGTAAGAAACCTTCCCAGGGGTGTTTATTATTTACATGCAGTTTTTTCAGACAAAAAATCACACGCGGAAAAATCGGTCTCAAGGAAAATAATTCTTGCCGATTAA
- a CDS encoding bile acid:sodium symporter family protein, translating into MFESLSAIDQTRLNFSEGGLLYMNITLAIIMFGVALGIKTEHFRNIFLFPKSALLGIFSQIFLLPALTFLLVIILNPPPSIAMGMILIAACPGGNISNFISSLSKANVALSVSLTAFSTLSATIVTPLNFAFWGNMYVNYYEKAKHLNIPIHIDFLQMAQTVFILLGIPLLAGMWFAYKFPQTTEKYKKKVKITSVILYMTFIIGALAANAQHIPGVIIPLGIVVMLLNAQTLFTGYIVGTIGRVPRIDRRTLSIETGIQNSGLALVLIFNPKLFDANGGMAFMAAWWGIWQMVTGLALAYILSKISISEYGFLRVRSD; encoded by the coding sequence ATGTTTGAATCCTTATCCGCCATTGACCAAACCCGCCTGAATTTCAGCGAAGGAGGGCTTTTGTATATGAATATTACGCTGGCCATCATCATGTTTGGCGTGGCACTCGGCATTAAAACCGAGCATTTCAGAAATATTTTTTTATTTCCCAAGTCGGCACTGCTGGGCATTTTTTCGCAAATCTTTCTTTTGCCGGCACTTACTTTCCTATTGGTAATCATACTTAATCCGCCTCCTTCCATAGCTATGGGTATGATCCTGATTGCTGCCTGTCCCGGGGGCAATATCTCAAATTTTATTTCTTCATTATCAAAAGCTAATGTGGCGTTATCAGTTAGTCTCACAGCCTTTTCAACCTTGTCAGCAACCATTGTCACACCTTTGAATTTTGCTTTCTGGGGTAATATGTATGTGAATTATTATGAAAAGGCCAAACACCTGAATATTCCGATCCATATCGATTTTCTGCAAATGGCTCAGACCGTTTTTATTCTTCTGGGCATTCCCTTGCTTGCAGGTATGTGGTTTGCTTATAAATTTCCGCAGACCACAGAAAAATATAAGAAAAAAGTCAAAATCACTTCGGTGATTCTATACATGACTTTTATCATCGGTGCGCTGGCTGCCAATGCTCAGCATATTCCCGGCGTGATTATCCCGCTCGGCATTGTTGTAATGCTGCTGAATGCCCAAACTCTTTTTACAGGCTATATTGTGGGAACCATCGGACGCGTTCCGCGGATTGACAGGCGTACGCTCTCCATCGAAACCGGGATTCAGAACTCCGGCCTTGCACTGGTGCTAATTTTCAACCCTAAACTCTTTGATGCTAATGGCGGAATGGCTTTTATGGCTGCCTGGTGGGGCATCTGGCAAATGGTGACAGGACTGGCTCTGGCTTATATCTTATCAAAAATCAGCATTTCGGAATATGGTTTTTTGAGAGTTCGTTCTGATTAG
- a CDS encoding DNA-3-methyladenine glycosylase I, with amino-acid sequence MKKQSCEWPLNDPLMIAYHDTEWGVPVHDDKKWFEFIVLDTFQAGLSWRTVLHKRESFRAALDGFDFEKIALYGEPKIGALLENPRIIRNKLKIRSCISNAQAFIRVRAEHGSFDSFIWKFVNGKPIINKWASTKQIPATSPESDLMSKELKKLGFKFVGSTTCYAFMQAGGMINDHLTDCFRYREVGS; translated from the coding sequence ATGAAAAAACAAAGCTGCGAATGGCCACTCAATGATCCGCTCATGATTGCCTATCACGACACTGAATGGGGAGTACCCGTGCATGATGACAAAAAATGGTTTGAATTCATCGTGCTTGATACCTTTCAGGCAGGTTTGAGTTGGCGAACCGTTTTACACAAGCGCGAAAGCTTTCGCGCTGCACTGGATGGTTTTGATTTTGAAAAGATCGCTCTGTATGGCGAACCAAAAATCGGAGCATTACTTGAAAATCCAAGAATTATCCGGAACAAGCTAAAGATCAGGTCTTGTATCTCCAACGCTCAGGCTTTTATCAGGGTCAGAGCAGAACACGGATCATTTGATAGTTTTATCTGGAAATTTGTTAACGGAAAACCAATCATCAACAAATGGGCATCCACAAAGCAAATCCCTGCCACCTCTCCTGAAAGTGATCTGATGAGCAAGGAACTGAAAAAACTAGGTTTTAAGTTTGTCGGTTCAACAACCTGCTATGCTTTCATGCAAGCCGGCGGCATGATAAACGACCACCTGACTGACTGTTTCAGATACCGAGAAGTAGGAAGCTAA